The following are from one region of the Lytechinus pictus isolate F3 Inbred chromosome 4, Lp3.0, whole genome shotgun sequence genome:
- the LOC129259680 gene encoding transient receptor potential cation channel subfamily A member 1 homolog: protein MEMKQAAATSETDQENAMTNRIITAAKYGTFDKLRDALEADSSKINTTNSNGLSPFCVAVQGGSLPCVKLLVSKNADVNMMARSRPVVTEPECTLSPFLLACRLGHQSIVEFLFYNGADLRQTSADDDLNCLSLAIMYNRENISKFLVTHTDFDTLLVLMKTKSHDLTLGLGRRTLKTSTPMRQLIQYMPDVAEIVMDRCITLIKNENGDEVTYYLELLDDYFSPWAPQNKYTNDVFGDEGNLLVNAQPNRTHIEDDHADIFDDKGKLVVKVGVSHTQIINGNHPLALMQEQVRHVHLLTHPLSIKLIEHKWRVFGFALNLVSLLVYLIFLFFLTGYVLVNPPSFYFTFYNATHVEWFYNASKLLPDETYSDAAKYCFGSNSAGFLLTLVVLNVIKEIFQLYSQGQSYFNYQSLLEWSIYVLTFCLVIPVSEAQYEEYVLRQKWQWQCGALAIFLAWINLTLYVRQTSTLGIFVIMFEDVLLSTVQFLAVILLFIVAFALAFNALLLNQTDFHSFGDALLRTFAMTTGELGFSRMFHSQNYLGTKNDSSVEDYILTAVFSDTITSITFVVFVITMPIIAMNLLVGVAVEDIHRIRQKATFYYMKLKVDRVISGENMVFGTPLRKYVIRWLPITVQSMKMRLSRQSRAARFRSWFTSVFDFEKLRESVQEVDLKNQERKELRAKSSSSSQGDQTDGGTDQTVLQKLRQMRDEINGMISQVEHSTV from the exons gCAGCAAAATATGGCACTTTTGATAAATTGCGAGACGCTTTGGAGGCGGATTCCAGTAAGATTAACACTACAAACAGCAATGGATTGTCACCATTCTGTGTAGCCGTGCAAGGGGGCAGTCTGCCATGTGTTAAACTTCTCGTCTCGAAAAACGCAG ACGTGAATATGATGGCTAGATCACGCCCGGTTGTGACAGAACCTGAG TGTACATTATCACCATTCCTTCTTGCCTGTCGACTCGGCCACCAGTCGATAGTCGAGTTCCTGTTCTACAACGGTGCTGATCTACGCCAGACCAGTGCCGATGATGATCTCAATTGCTTATCCTTGGCCATCATGTATAACCGGGA GAATATTTCGAAGTTTTTGGTGACGCATACCGATTTCGATACACTCTTGGTCCTTATGAAGACGAAATCACATGACCTCACTTTGGGCCTGGGACGTCGAACACTCAAAACGTCCACGCCTATGAGACAACTGATACAATACATGCCTG ATGTAGCTGAGATCGTAATGGATAGATGCATCacattaataaaaaatgaaaatggcgaTGAAGTCACGTACTACCTGGAACTTCTCGATGATTACTTTTCTCCTTGGGCACCACAGAACAAAT ATACCAATGATGTCTTTGGTGATGAAGGAAACTTACTAGTGAATGCTCAACCAAATCGTACTCACATAGAAGATG ACCATGCTGATATCTTTGACGACAAGGGAAAGCTAGTCGTTAAAGTTGGAGTGAGTCATACTCAAATAATAAATGGTAATCACCCATTGGCCCTTATG CAAGAACAGGTGCGCCACGTCCATCTTCTGACCCATCCTCTCTCCATCAAGCTCATCGAACACAAATGGCGAGTCTTTGGATTCGCGTTGAACTTGGTCTCGCTCCTTGTGTATCTCATCTTTCTATTTTTCCTCACTGGATACGTGTTGGTGAATCCTCCTTCTTTCTACTTCACGTTCTACAATGCAACCCACGTCGAATGGTTCTACAATGCGAGCAAGCTGTTACCTGATGAAACATATTCTGATGCTGCAAAGTATTGCTTTGGGAGTAACAGTGCTGGATTCCTGTTGACGTTGGTTGTCCTCAATGTTATCAAAGAG ATATTTCAGTTGTACAGCCAAGGGCAGAGTTACTTTAATTACCAGAGTCTTTTAGAATGGTCTATCTACGTGTTGACATTCTGTCTCGTAATACCAGTCAGTGAAGCCCAATACGAAGAATATGTGTTAAGACAG AAATGGCAATGGCAGTGTGGTGCATTGGCTATCTTTCTGGCATGGATTAACCTCACTCTCTACGTTCGACAAACATCAACCCTCGGTATCTTCGTCATCATGTTTGAAG ATGTTCTACTCAGTACTGTTCAATTTCTTGCCGTCATCTTGCTCTTCATTGTGGCTTTCGCTTTGGCCTTCAACGCCTTACTTTTAAATCAG ACTGATTTCCATTCTTTCGGGGATGCCTTACTTCGAACGTTTGCCATGACGACAGGAGAGCTTGGTTTCAGTCGGATGTTTCACTCTCAGAACTACCTTGGGACTAAGAATGACAGCTCAGTTGAAGACTACATTCTGACTGCTGTATTCTCAGACACCATCACCAGCATAACCTTTGTTGTCTTTGTCATCACGATGCCCATCATTGCCATGAACTTGTTG GTTGGTGTGGCCGTTGAGGACATTCATCGCATCAGGCAGAAGGCAACATTCTATTACATGAAGTTAAAG GTGGATCGTGTAATATCAGGAGAGAATATGGTTTTTGGTACACCACTACGTAAATACGTCATAAGATGGCTTCCTATCACGGTTCAGTCAATGAAGATGCGACTTTCACGTCAATCCAGAGCAGCAAGGTTTCGATCTTGGTTTACTTCTGTCTTCGATTTTGAAAAGCTTCGAGAAAGCGTTCAAGAGGTCGATTTGAAGAACCAGGAGAGAAAAGAACTTCGCGCAAAG AGTTCATCTAGCAGTCAGGGTGACCAGACCGATGGTGGAACTGACCAAACCGTTCTTCAAAAGCTACGTCAAATGCGAGACGAAATCAATGGAATGATAAGTCAAGTTGAACATAGTACTGTATAA